The Pirellulimonas nuda genome includes a region encoding these proteins:
- a CDS encoding 3-keto-disaccharide hydrolase, giving the protein MTLFKITLAVAVTMTVAGPASAEQAWEPLFNGKDLEGWTVKIKGYDVGENYAETFRVEDGRLVVNYDKYEDGFKGRFGHLFYNEPFSHYRLRVEYRFVGEQAPGGAGWAIRNSGVMIHGQSPESMRKVQDFPVSLEVQLLAGDGVHPRSTGNLCTPGTNVVYGGKLHTDHCTSSSSDTYPQDEWVSCEIEAHGGRLLRHLINGNPVIEYNDAQLDPRDADAAQLIAGGAAKMLTGGTISLQSESHPVEFRKVEILRLEE; this is encoded by the coding sequence ATGACGCTTTTCAAGATCACGCTGGCGGTTGCGGTCACTATGACGGTGGCGGGCCCGGCCTCGGCGGAGCAGGCCTGGGAGCCGCTATTTAACGGGAAGGACCTTGAGGGCTGGACCGTCAAGATCAAGGGCTACGACGTGGGGGAGAACTACGCGGAAACGTTCCGCGTGGAGGATGGACGGCTGGTCGTGAACTACGACAAGTACGAGGACGGCTTCAAGGGCCGGTTCGGCCACCTGTTCTACAACGAGCCCTTTTCGCACTACCGGCTCCGTGTCGAATACCGATTCGTCGGCGAGCAAGCGCCGGGCGGGGCGGGGTGGGCCATCCGCAACAGCGGCGTCATGATCCACGGGCAATCTCCTGAATCAATGCGCAAAGTCCAAGACTTCCCCGTTTCGCTCGAAGTCCAATTGTTGGCAGGCGACGGCGTCCACCCACGGAGCACCGGGAACCTTTGCACGCCGGGCACCAACGTCGTCTATGGTGGAAAACTTCACACCGACCATTGCACCAGCAGCTCCAGCGACACTTACCCGCAAGACGAGTGGGTGAGCTGCGAGATTGAGGCGCACGGCGGGCGGCTGCTGCGGCATCTGATCAACGGAAATCCTGTAATCGAGTACAACGACGCACAGCTCGACCCGCGTGACGCCGACGCCGCGCAGCTCATCGCTGGGGGCGCAGCGAAGATGCTCACCGGAGGCACTATCTCGCTGCAATCGGAGAGTCACCCGGTCGAGTTCCGGAAGGTAGAGATTCTGCGGCTCGAGGAATAG
- a CDS encoding serine/threonine-protein kinase, translating to MVQPLQQSLFCRALVSSGLIAPERLEQVVAQGLPAHATVADLDEALLAKLLVDSGDLNAWQVEQLREGRSRFRLGPYLIHDAIGRGGMGDVFQAEHELLGRIEAIKVLPKRKTTPDAVARFAREVRAQAQLDHPNLVRVTFAGADGGAHYFVSEYVPGLDLRRLVRRFGPLPIEAAAHIGVEAAKGLEYAHRKGLVHRDVKPGNVLVTPQGAVKLTDLGLAWRLDDATPPDQGAGTGRRVVGTSDYLAPESIRTPNRVLPVSDVYALGCTVYYAITGKVPYPGGDHAEKARRHLNEAPLSPGAFRSDLPEAFVAALWNMMDKDENRRTPTAVAAAEALLPFVTPGSKASVARVVDVALRRRTAAPDEREDSAWDETAGDSSAVEQHGSNARPDVASQGTDPVCAADQETVPDAKPSETHEAPLDRGVRWTVTAAVAAAGLVGIAALATAWLR from the coding sequence ATGGTACAGCCACTGCAACAGTCGCTCTTTTGCCGAGCGCTGGTGAGTAGCGGCCTGATCGCCCCCGAGAGGCTCGAGCAGGTCGTAGCGCAGGGGTTGCCGGCACACGCCACGGTGGCCGATCTGGACGAAGCGCTTCTCGCCAAGCTTCTGGTCGACTCGGGCGACCTCAATGCATGGCAGGTCGAGCAGCTCCGTGAGGGGCGTAGCAGGTTTCGGTTGGGCCCCTACCTGATCCACGACGCCATCGGGCGTGGGGGAATGGGAGACGTGTTCCAGGCAGAGCACGAACTGCTCGGTCGCATCGAAGCGATCAAGGTGCTGCCAAAACGGAAGACAACTCCCGACGCGGTTGCGCGGTTCGCACGCGAAGTGCGGGCGCAGGCGCAGCTAGACCACCCCAACCTCGTCCGCGTGACGTTCGCCGGCGCCGACGGCGGGGCGCACTATTTCGTTTCGGAGTACGTGCCAGGGTTGGACCTTCGGCGGCTCGTGCGGCGGTTCGGTCCGTTGCCGATTGAGGCCGCAGCGCATATCGGCGTTGAGGCCGCCAAGGGGCTAGAGTACGCCCACCGCAAAGGGCTGGTGCACCGCGACGTAAAGCCCGGCAACGTGTTGGTAACGCCTCAGGGAGCCGTGAAGCTTACCGACCTAGGGTTGGCCTGGCGGCTGGACGATGCGACGCCCCCCGATCAAGGCGCCGGCACGGGCCGCCGTGTGGTGGGGACATCGGACTACTTGGCGCCCGAATCCATCCGCACGCCCAACCGCGTGCTCCCGGTGAGCGACGTCTACGCGCTAGGGTGCACGGTCTACTACGCCATCACCGGAAAAGTGCCGTACCCGGGCGGAGACCATGCCGAAAAGGCCCGTCGGCACCTGAACGAGGCGCCCCTGTCGCCCGGCGCATTCCGTAGCGACCTCCCCGAAGCGTTCGTTGCGGCGCTCTGGAACATGATGGACAAAGACGAGAACCGTCGCACCCCCACCGCGGTCGCTGCAGCTGAGGCGTTGCTGCCGTTCGTGACGCCGGGCTCCAAGGCGAGCGTTGCGCGTGTAGTCGACGTCGCGCTCCGGCGGCGGACGGCGGCGCCAGACGAACGAGAAGACTCTGCCTGGGACGAGACGGCCGGTGACAGTTCGGCCGTGGAGCAACACGGTTCGAACGCCCGCCCAGATGTCGCCAGTCAGGGGACCGATCCGGTGTGCGCTGCGGATCAGGAGACGGTGCCCGACGCGAAGCCGTCCGAGACCCACGAAGCTCCGCTCGACCGCGGGGTCCGCTGGACCGTCACGGCGGCTGTGGCCGCCGCGGGGCTGGTCGGGATTGCCGCGTTGGCTACGGCGTGGCTGCGGTAG
- a CDS encoding ExbD/TolR family protein, giving the protein MASKPPNQPPPEDLPSSDPDAARSQIAFRPDEVSHDHYEQQVVDKRVDDEVDMTPMIDVTFLLLIFFMITAAFALQSALLVPPVQDDEAAASQTVEDVEKDSILIRIDGDNVFWIGAPLWNEEQRAPSKQEMREKVRQAREGKGGKFGAGPAKVVVQAHGDATHEFVVAALDAGVSAQAEEIQLAKYEDEDL; this is encoded by the coding sequence ATGGCTTCCAAACCGCCAAACCAGCCGCCGCCCGAGGACCTCCCCTCTTCGGACCCTGACGCTGCCCGTTCGCAAATCGCGTTCCGGCCCGACGAGGTCTCGCACGATCACTACGAGCAGCAGGTCGTCGATAAGCGAGTCGACGACGAAGTGGACATGACGCCGATGATCGACGTCACGTTCCTGCTGCTGATCTTCTTCATGATCACTGCTGCGTTCGCGCTTCAATCGGCTTTGCTGGTCCCCCCCGTGCAGGACGACGAGGCGGCCGCATCGCAGACGGTTGAGGACGTCGAAAAGGACTCGATCCTGATACGCATCGACGGCGACAATGTTTTTTGGATCGGCGCGCCGCTGTGGAACGAAGAGCAACGGGCGCCCAGCAAGCAGGAGATGCGCGAGAAGGTCCGCCAAGCCCGAGAAGGGAAGGGGGGCAAGTTCGGCGCCGGCCCGGCCAAGGTGGTGGTCCAGGCACACGGCGACGCAACGCACGAGTTTGTCGTTGCGGCCCTGGACGCGGGCGTGAGCGCTCAGGCCGAAGAGATCCAGTTGGCGAAGTACGAAGACGAAGACCTATAG
- a CDS encoding outer membrane protein assembly factor BamB family protein translates to MTAEELIDALEAAKKLPEPMLKRLRQKLAANANPPSGRSLAKFLVNEGHLSKDEAKSILRGPETEQVDLAAFDPLGGGLDTLGDAGLGPEPADAAIDEKSSKGKKKSSASKGKRKKAKKNEFDSPLILIGGGSLALLLLVGGAILYYLNSESGDALLSKATESFEAGAYTQAIDFYNQFTTKFPNHPSAGQARVQSVLANLRQKTGSNDKIALQVAADELPRIEDEPYFNEQDQAKAELSTLLPKIARGLAEKADTAGTQEEIESFVELSKQAIGLSNNTKYVPRSLRDEGDLEETRAILDRIARRQTALDALSKTIKSMQDATSNGDIRGAYGMHAEFIKAHPELMEEGALAEAIAAASASEQGLVRYEAKPKESAKEEGATPLEAVLALADRRVQGVAPASGPVVVEFSGVLYGLDSKDGRLLWRRYLGRPEASVGLVRTADAVLAWDAIANELLSLEPATGALQWRLPVGEPILRPAVQANLALVTLPSGRVLVVNLASGDQVGEVQFPQAVSAPAAFDGRGERIYVAGEQSSVYSLDAKSFECLGVYYSGHSPGSIVAAPTPILDKVMLLQNIGAATSRVRVLSSDDQGAIGEELDSYRMNGLVIEPPHVFNRRFAVVCNSGEITVFETAAGSSADPLTVLAVREPASNERSSGASAVVEGNLWVADRGITKYAIAPSGKRLPARTIDAPLIRDRFVGEILSLGDVLVHSRRRSGTTGVTVAAADAESARLYWETDLATAPAGPPVAVDQPRGILQAAADGRVFFFDRDAVGRRILDTSLPAAAERPAQPLEFLTAISADSFAVSAGGSVSINTIDLTNQKAPVVSGSLPSPLACEPTPVSGGWIAPLKVGQVFLLGKQGAQPLGTPFQPTIQPGEAYAWLPAAAGDGVVVVTDGVQNIHCLAIDSGSLKAVQRSDVGPSPIVGRGAMLDRVVAFPTQGGRLMLLSTPSLESVADPDLGSPAVWGPYAVGPGRCVVVSADGEMAAVDADGSIAWQLPLSGGDLTGAPAVEGDSLLATTKDGRLIKVNLNSGELASQVFVGQPIASGPTMMGPRVLIAAADGAVLVISPPK, encoded by the coding sequence ATGACCGCTGAAGAACTGATCGACGCGCTCGAAGCGGCTAAGAAGCTCCCCGAACCGATGCTCAAGCGGCTGCGGCAGAAGTTGGCCGCAAACGCGAATCCCCCGTCGGGAAGGTCGCTGGCCAAGTTCTTGGTCAACGAAGGGCACCTCTCGAAAGACGAGGCCAAGAGCATCCTACGCGGTCCGGAGACGGAGCAGGTGGACCTCGCCGCCTTCGACCCGCTTGGCGGCGGACTCGACACGCTCGGCGACGCAGGCTTGGGCCCCGAGCCCGCCGATGCGGCGATCGACGAGAAATCCAGCAAGGGGAAGAAGAAGTCGTCCGCCTCCAAGGGAAAACGCAAGAAAGCTAAGAAGAACGAGTTCGACTCGCCGCTAATCCTCATTGGAGGGGGTTCTCTTGCGTTGTTGTTGTTGGTAGGCGGAGCAATCCTGTACTACCTCAACAGTGAATCGGGCGACGCACTCCTGTCCAAGGCGACTGAATCGTTCGAAGCGGGCGCCTATACGCAGGCGATTGATTTCTACAACCAGTTCACCACGAAGTTCCCCAACCACCCGAGCGCCGGCCAAGCCAGAGTTCAATCGGTGCTGGCGAATCTTCGGCAGAAGACCGGCAGCAACGACAAGATCGCCCTGCAGGTGGCCGCCGACGAACTCCCCAGGATCGAGGACGAGCCGTACTTCAACGAACAGGACCAGGCGAAAGCCGAGCTGTCGACGCTGCTCCCCAAGATCGCCCGCGGCCTGGCCGAGAAAGCGGACACCGCGGGAACGCAGGAAGAAATTGAGAGTTTCGTAGAGCTCTCCAAACAAGCGATCGGGCTCTCAAACAACACGAAGTACGTGCCCAGATCCCTTCGCGACGAAGGGGACTTAGAAGAGACGCGCGCGATCCTCGATCGGATCGCCCGCCGCCAAACCGCTCTGGACGCGCTCAGCAAGACCATCAAGTCGATGCAGGACGCCACCTCCAATGGCGACATACGTGGCGCGTACGGAATGCACGCCGAGTTTATCAAGGCGCATCCGGAGCTGATGGAAGAAGGGGCCCTCGCTGAGGCGATCGCGGCGGCGTCTGCGTCTGAGCAGGGACTCGTGCGTTACGAAGCCAAGCCCAAAGAGTCCGCGAAGGAGGAAGGCGCCACGCCGCTGGAAGCCGTGCTCGCGCTTGCCGACCGTCGCGTCCAGGGCGTGGCGCCCGCCTCGGGCCCCGTCGTTGTTGAGTTCTCCGGGGTCCTGTACGGGCTCGACAGCAAGGACGGTCGTTTGCTGTGGCGCCGATACCTAGGGAGGCCCGAAGCCTCTGTTGGATTGGTGCGCACGGCCGACGCGGTGTTGGCTTGGGACGCGATCGCCAACGAACTGCTTAGCCTCGAGCCGGCGACGGGCGCGTTGCAATGGAGGCTGCCGGTCGGCGAGCCGATCCTGCGGCCTGCCGTCCAGGCGAACTTGGCCTTGGTGACTCTGCCGTCCGGACGTGTTCTAGTTGTGAACCTCGCGTCGGGAGACCAAGTAGGCGAAGTGCAGTTCCCGCAAGCCGTCTCTGCCCCCGCCGCGTTCGACGGGCGCGGCGAGCGGATCTACGTCGCCGGCGAGCAATCGAGCGTCTACTCTCTGGACGCCAAGAGCTTTGAGTGCCTTGGAGTGTATTACTCAGGCCACTCGCCCGGAAGCATCGTCGCGGCGCCAACCCCGATCCTCGACAAAGTGATGCTGCTTCAGAACATCGGCGCTGCGACCTCGCGTGTGCGTGTTCTCAGCAGCGACGACCAGGGGGCGATTGGCGAAGAGCTCGACAGCTACCGCATGAACGGCCTGGTGATCGAGCCGCCACACGTCTTTAACCGCCGTTTCGCCGTGGTGTGCAACTCGGGGGAGATTACTGTATTTGAGACCGCGGCCGGGAGCTCCGCAGACCCGCTCACGGTGCTCGCTGTCCGCGAGCCGGCGTCGAACGAGCGCTCGAGTGGCGCTTCGGCAGTCGTCGAAGGCAACCTGTGGGTGGCGGACCGTGGCATCACCAAGTACGCAATCGCCCCTTCCGGCAAGCGCCTTCCCGCGCGAACGATCGACGCGCCTCTGATCCGTGATCGGTTCGTCGGTGAGATCCTATCGCTGGGCGACGTCTTGGTTCACTCCCGGCGTCGCAGCGGAACCACCGGGGTAACCGTCGCGGCGGCGGACGCCGAGTCAGCCAGATTGTATTGGGAAACCGACCTCGCGACGGCGCCCGCGGGGCCCCCGGTCGCGGTCGATCAACCACGTGGGATCCTTCAGGCCGCCGCGGACGGCCGCGTGTTCTTCTTCGACCGCGACGCCGTTGGCAGACGCATCCTTGACACGTCGCTCCCGGCCGCAGCGGAGCGTCCCGCCCAGCCACTGGAGTTCTTGACTGCAATCTCGGCCGATTCATTCGCGGTCTCAGCGGGCGGCTCGGTCTCGATCAATACGATCGACCTAACGAATCAAAAGGCGCCGGTTGTCTCGGGGTCGCTGCCATCGCCCCTTGCGTGCGAACCCACCCCGGTGTCGGGGGGTTGGATCGCACCGCTCAAAGTCGGCCAGGTCTTCCTGCTCGGAAAGCAAGGAGCACAGCCTCTGGGAACGCCGTTCCAGCCGACGATTCAGCCGGGAGAAGCCTACGCCTGGCTCCCAGCCGCGGCCGGCGATGGGGTGGTGGTGGTCACCGATGGCGTGCAGAACATCCACTGCTTGGCCATCGATTCTGGCTCGCTCAAAGCGGTTCAACGGAGCGATGTTGGTCCCTCCCCCATTGTCGGGCGGGGAGCGATGCTCGATCGCGTCGTGGCGTTCCCGACTCAGGGAGGCCGATTGATGCTGCTCTCGACGCCTTCGCTCGAGAGCGTCGCCGACCCCGACCTGGGGTCCCCGGCGGTTTGGGGCCCTTACGCCGTGGGGCCCGGCCGGTGCGTGGTCGTCTCCGCAGACGGCGAGATGGCGGCGGTCGATGCCGATGGGTCCATTGCGTGGCAACTGCCCCTTTCGGGCGGCGACCTAACCGGCGCGCCCGCTGTCGAGGGCGATTCGCTGCTGGCCACCACCAAGGACGGCCGTTTGATAAAGGTCAATCTCAATTCTGGTGAGCTTGCTTCTCAAGTCTTCGTGGGGCAACCCATCGCGTCCGGACCAACCATGATGGGCCCCCGCGTCCTCATCGCTGCTGCCGATGGCGCTGTCCTGGTCATCAGCCCCCCAAAGTAG
- a CDS encoding RluA family pseudouridine synthase, with protein MLFEDNHLLAVNKPAGLPTMGVAEDRPSLLAEARAYIKAKYDKPGKVYLGIVSRLDAPVTGVVLLARTSKAAGRLCEAFRSRTVGKHYLAIVAGDPEPSGRLEHHLRKDERHRRVHTTSEKATGAQLAVLDYEVAARGNGLAALRVTLQTGRKHQIRVQLAAAGWPIVGDRKYGSDRPLAAGIALHAYRLDIDHPVRHEPLELSVAPPTSWRGLLGAMKPRLILLGDLPCGVDNC; from the coding sequence GTGTTGTTCGAAGATAACCACCTGCTGGCCGTCAACAAGCCTGCGGGCCTGCCGACGATGGGGGTCGCGGAAGACCGCCCGTCGCTGCTCGCCGAGGCTCGCGCCTACATCAAGGCCAAGTACGACAAGCCCGGTAAGGTCTACTTAGGGATCGTAAGCCGCCTCGACGCCCCGGTGACGGGGGTCGTGCTGCTGGCCCGCACGTCAAAGGCGGCTGGCCGATTGTGCGAGGCGTTCCGCTCCCGCACCGTGGGAAAGCACTACTTGGCGATAGTTGCCGGCGATCCAGAACCGAGCGGTCGGCTGGAACACCACCTCCGTAAAGACGAGCGCCACCGTCGGGTCCACACGACCAGCGAGAAAGCGACCGGCGCCCAGTTGGCGGTACTTGATTACGAAGTGGCGGCCCGCGGAAACGGCCTTGCCGCGCTCCGCGTGACGCTGCAAACGGGCCGAAAGCACCAAATCCGAGTGCAGTTGGCGGCGGCGGGGTGGCCGATTGTCGGCGACCGTAAGTACGGCAGCGACCGGCCCCTAGCGGCCGGCATCGCTCTGCATGCTTACCGACTCGATATCGATCATCCGGTTCGGCACGAGCCGCTGGAGCTATCGGTCGCCCCGCCAACGAGTTGGCGAGGGTTGTTGGGGGCGATGAAGCCGCGGTTGATCCTGTTGGGGGATTTGCCTTGTGGCGTCGACAATTGTTGA
- a CDS encoding ABC transporter substrate-binding protein gives MVSQPTIPKRLLCTMAACLAASVAAGQQPSLIEQAPFDTIVLKAGNQQLRVAPLDFPNRIVPSPFPGGALTVQWLDRPGQPIEIAWNSIQKIIMFEDLLLEQAEEMISAEKYDEAFDYLARLYLRYPNASGLDALAQRFLQRDALAAFKAGEHDRALAVLMSLHDQNPAFQGLASAVDVVGDKLIQDKLRDKKFGAARRVLDVLDKQFGDIQPSVIAAWRGRFERAAEAKVKEGASLLAAEKFQEARAAAGQALAIWPDSKPARALLDEVQRRHPTIVVGVLDRPALDASPRLDLPATTRAGRLAVSTLTQLSDYSPEGGIYRFPHGKLAQNETGRRLTFEVSPAELESGYRLDGLARSILESAEPGADAFRSGVARLLSGVAAPESDLVEVSLSQLHVRPEAVLSDVPLESHDSHWVDADPTRWSMDRTSGAGVGGTIEELLYDNEQAAASALKSGEIDVLANIMPWQLGQFRATREFSVGSYRLPKIHALIPSTSSPLMDQREFRRAIAYGIDRQRILGTVLLAGRERDEPAFQVISGPFPNGLSISDGVGYAYNDRVRPREYQPRLAALLARLAWVNLQKARLVEAGREPDEADTNTPIPTLRLAHRDDPLATVACQTIQIQLAAIGIETELVKVTESELLDGSAQYDLRYAELAMWEPLTDARRLLGPDGIAGRCSDPMLLELEKLDSARNWNEASAALQSVHQLAFGDLPVIPLWQVMDYYAFRRDIRGLGERTISLYDSAPTWRKTARGTP, from the coding sequence ATGGTTTCACAACCCACGATCCCGAAACGGCTGCTCTGCACGATGGCGGCATGCCTCGCGGCATCCGTTGCCGCGGGACAACAGCCGTCACTCATCGAGCAGGCCCCGTTCGACACGATCGTGCTCAAGGCGGGCAACCAGCAGCTTCGTGTAGCACCGCTCGACTTTCCGAATCGAATCGTGCCGAGCCCGTTCCCCGGGGGCGCACTGACGGTTCAGTGGCTCGACCGTCCCGGTCAGCCGATCGAGATCGCTTGGAACAGCATCCAGAAGATAATCATGTTTGAAGACCTGCTTCTTGAGCAGGCGGAGGAGATGATAAGCGCAGAGAAGTACGACGAGGCCTTCGACTACTTGGCGCGCCTTTACCTACGGTATCCGAACGCGTCCGGCCTCGACGCGCTTGCCCAACGCTTCCTCCAGCGCGACGCCCTGGCGGCGTTCAAGGCGGGGGAGCACGACCGGGCCCTGGCGGTGCTGATGAGCCTTCACGATCAGAACCCTGCGTTTCAGGGTCTTGCGAGCGCCGTCGACGTGGTGGGCGACAAGCTGATCCAAGACAAGCTGCGCGACAAGAAGTTTGGGGCTGCTAGACGGGTGCTCGACGTGCTCGACAAGCAGTTTGGAGACATCCAGCCAAGTGTGATCGCCGCCTGGCGCGGTCGGTTTGAACGAGCCGCTGAAGCCAAGGTCAAGGAGGGAGCCAGCCTGCTGGCGGCAGAAAAATTTCAAGAGGCGCGCGCAGCCGCTGGGCAAGCGCTCGCGATCTGGCCCGACAGCAAGCCGGCCCGTGCGTTGTTGGACGAAGTGCAGCGTAGACACCCGACGATCGTTGTAGGGGTTCTTGATCGCCCCGCGTTGGACGCCTCGCCGCGACTCGACCTCCCCGCCACCACCCGTGCCGGCAGGCTCGCCGTGTCGACCCTGACCCAGCTCAGCGACTATTCTCCGGAAGGGGGAATCTACCGGTTCCCGCACGGCAAACTCGCTCAGAACGAGACGGGGCGGAGGCTTACCTTTGAAGTGAGCCCCGCGGAGCTGGAATCGGGCTACCGCCTGGACGGGCTCGCCCGCAGCATTCTCGAGTCGGCCGAACCGGGAGCGGACGCGTTCCGTTCGGGCGTTGCACGACTGCTTTCGGGGGTAGCGGCTCCAGAATCGGACCTAGTTGAAGTGAGTCTGTCTCAATTGCACGTCCGACCCGAGGCGGTGCTAAGCGACGTACCGCTAGAGTCACACGACTCGCATTGGGTCGACGCCGACCCGACGCGTTGGTCGATGGACCGCACGTCGGGCGCCGGCGTAGGGGGGACCATCGAGGAATTGCTGTACGACAATGAGCAGGCAGCGGCTTCTGCTCTGAAGTCTGGCGAGATCGACGTCCTTGCCAACATCATGCCGTGGCAGCTTGGGCAGTTCCGCGCCACGCGCGAATTCTCGGTCGGGTCGTATCGGCTGCCAAAGATCCACGCGCTGATCCCGTCGACAAGCAGCCCGCTCATGGACCAGCGTGAATTCCGTCGTGCGATCGCCTACGGCATCGATCGCCAAAGAATCCTTGGCACGGTGCTTCTGGCCGGTCGGGAACGCGATGAGCCAGCCTTCCAGGTGATCAGCGGCCCCTTCCCAAACGGCTTGTCGATCTCAGACGGCGTCGGGTACGCCTACAACGACCGCGTTCGACCACGCGAGTACCAGCCGCGGCTGGCCGCGTTGCTCGCTCGATTGGCGTGGGTCAATCTCCAAAAGGCCCGGTTGGTTGAGGCGGGAAGAGAACCCGATGAGGCGGACACCAACACGCCGATCCCTACGCTGCGACTCGCCCACCGAGACGACCCGCTTGCGACCGTCGCGTGTCAAACAATCCAGATCCAATTGGCCGCGATCGGCATCGAAACGGAGCTGGTCAAGGTGACGGAGTCTGAACTGCTCGATGGATCGGCCCAGTACGACTTGAGGTACGCCGAACTCGCAATGTGGGAGCCGCTCACCGATGCGCGTCGGCTGCTGGGGCCCGACGGAATCGCGGGCAGGTGCAGCGATCCCATGTTGCTAGAATTGGAGAAGCTAGACTCCGCGCGAAACTGGAACGAGGCGTCGGCGGCGCTCCAGTCCGTTCACCAGCTCGCTTTTGGCGACCTGCCGGTAATCCCACTGTGGCAGGTCATGGACTACTACGCCTTCCGGCGGGACATCCGCGGCCTCGGAGAACGCACTATCTCGCTCTACGATTCCGCGCCTACGTGGCGGAAAACCGCCCGGGGGACGCCGTGA
- a CDS encoding Maf family protein: MNSRPLILASGSPRRRDLLTEAGYLFRVVPPRDGAEPPGLCSGCGPAETVADLALRKAADVADQLSSIEDDPLLLAADTVAECGGAILGKPRDEDDARRILLHLSGRRHRVYTGVCLHDLQSPLDSLVAVTELEMDVLSDVWLDAYLASGQWEGKAGAFGYQDDLGVIRITSGAASNVVGLPIEDLAPKLGRAGCFPARTGQP; this comes from the coding sequence ATGAACTCTCGACCCCTGATTCTAGCCAGTGGCTCGCCGCGCCGCCGCGATCTGCTTACCGAGGCCGGCTACCTGTTTCGGGTGGTCCCGCCGCGCGACGGTGCCGAACCGCCGGGGCTCTGCAGCGGGTGCGGCCCGGCCGAAACCGTCGCCGACTTGGCCCTCCGCAAGGCCGCTGATGTGGCGGACCAGCTTTCCAGCATAGAGGACGATCCCCTGCTGCTGGCGGCAGACACCGTAGCGGAATGCGGCGGGGCGATCTTGGGCAAGCCAAGAGACGAAGATGACGCACGCCGTATCTTGCTGCATTTGAGCGGTCGCCGGCACCGGGTCTACACCGGCGTCTGCTTGCATGATCTTCAGTCGCCGCTCGACTCCCTGGTAGCGGTCACCGAGCTGGAAATGGACGTCCTTTCCGACGTTTGGCTCGACGCCTACCTGGCTTCCGGGCAGTGGGAAGGCAAGGCCGGCGCCTTCGGGTACCAGGACGATCTGGGCGTGATCCGGATCACCAGCGGCGCAGCGTCTAACGTCGTAGGGCTGCCGATCGAGGACTTGGCGCCCAAACTCGGGCGGGCCGGCTGTTTCCCTGCCCGGACGGGCCAGCCATAA
- a CDS encoding formylglycine-generating enzyme family protein: MTLRSALVPLTVFVAACAGSLTAEPAPAAPDRLPPGVVAEKPATGPFVPCELGFMVPYEATIPGTTAKFSMIPIAGGETSVGGPDAGSARVRLEPYWIGQHEVTWAEYQPFMDLNNRFAALQSLRRQTEEADPKATAALASRSALREAAVATPELVDGVTAPTALYDPSTTYQSGEGPDLPAVTMTHFAAAQYCKWLSSLLGQPYRLPSEAEWELAAGPSPPEAIDDYAWHIDNAEWEAHPVGQKKPNAKGLYDVFGNVAELVLDEARDRQLPAGEVVDWKAAVAWPDSKDPRIAKGGYWDAEAEEANVTGRLLTSEDDWKQEDPNIPKSPWWYSDMPSAGVGMRLVRPLNAMTPEVEQLVWNADTDDIRSDVKFRLEEGRGKLGPVSPRLPEAFQQLDSPEVQALLR, encoded by the coding sequence ATGACGCTTCGTTCCGCTCTAGTTCCGCTGACAGTATTCGTCGCCGCCTGCGCAGGATCGCTGACCGCCGAACCCGCCCCGGCAGCGCCTGACCGGCTGCCGCCGGGCGTGGTTGCCGAGAAGCCCGCCACAGGCCCGTTTGTGCCTTGCGAACTGGGGTTCATGGTCCCCTACGAGGCGACGATCCCCGGAACGACCGCCAAGTTCTCCATGATCCCCATCGCCGGCGGCGAGACGTCGGTCGGCGGCCCCGACGCGGGGAGCGCACGGGTTCGGCTGGAGCCCTACTGGATCGGCCAGCACGAGGTCACTTGGGCCGAGTACCAGCCGTTCATGGATCTGAACAACCGCTTTGCCGCGCTCCAGTCGCTGAGGCGCCAGACGGAAGAGGCCGACCCGAAGGCTACGGCCGCGCTCGCATCGCGGTCGGCGCTCCGCGAGGCCGCGGTCGCGACGCCAGAATTAGTGGATGGGGTGACCGCGCCGACCGCGCTCTATGACCCTAGCACCACCTATCAATCCGGCGAGGGGCCCGATCTGCCGGCTGTCACGATGACCCACTTTGCCGCGGCCCAGTACTGCAAGTGGCTCAGCAGCCTGCTGGGACAACCCTACCGACTCCCCAGCGAGGCGGAGTGGGAACTAGCCGCCGGCCCGAGCCCCCCCGAGGCGATCGACGACTACGCCTGGCACATTGACAACGCAGAATGGGAGGCCCACCCGGTTGGTCAGAAGAAGCCGAACGCTAAGGGCTTGTACGATGTGTTCGGAAACGTTGCCGAGCTGGTGCTTGACGAGGCTCGCGACCGACAACTTCCCGCGGGCGAAGTTGTCGACTGGAAGGCCGCCGTGGCTTGGCCCGATTCCAAAGACCCACGGATCGCCAAGGGGGGCTATTGGGACGCCGAAGCCGAAGAAGCGAACGTCACCGGCCGGTTGCTGACAAGTGAAGACGACTGGAAGCAAGAAGACCCCAACATCCCCAAGAGCCCGTGGTGGTATTCGGACATGCCCTCGGCGGGCGTTGGCATGCGGTTGGTGCGCCCCCTCAACGCAATGACGCCTGAGGTCGAGCAACTGGTTTGGAATGCAGACACCGACGATATCCGCTCCGATGTCAAATTCCGGCTGGAAGAGGGACGTGGCAAGCTCGGCCCGGTTTCGCCGCGACTTCCTGAAGCATTCCAGCAGCTCGACAGCCCGGAAGTCCAGGCATTGCTACGATGA